A region of Myxococcus stipitatus DSM 14675 DNA encodes the following proteins:
- a CDS encoding chitobiase/beta-hexosaminidase C-terminal domain-containing protein, with protein sequence MSRPSSRFRAPWLVGVLALWVVSACGGGGGGPGPDAGGHEDAGGHEDAGPREDGGHPPVRDTVPPTTAVSPSGGLFKGPTTATLTCSDVGLGCDATYYTLDGGAPTTGSPRYTEPLRIEVSATLRFFSVDRDGNREAERSVRFVVDAQPPTVSSTPRAGTYGRGLTVSLTCDDGDGSGCVAIHFTSDGSPPSTASARYASPLSIPATTRLRFIAVDRAGHASAEGDERFLVDTEPPVTSASPKWGPYAAPILLTLSCSDTGSGCARIHYTLDGTKPTRSSPVYEGPLLIESRTQVGFFAVDEAGNEEPTRSLPYIVDTTPPSTVASPSGGTFNTGMTVYLPCDDGLSGSGCYATYASFARDANAPVPPFQLVVSGSTAVVESGVLRFYSVDRVGHAGAVKTVTFIIDREKPTVSALPRGGTYFTPQTVTLSCADTGGTSCSQLYYTLDGSWPTRQSARYTQSLALSKTSTLLFFAVDGADNDSETVREEYAFKSDTAAPTTVATPSGGLFRTAQSVVLSCGDGAGIGCASTRYTLDGTEPTETHGLTYTEPLLLSDATRLRFRSVDALGQWEAPRQEDYEFDMEAPLTRAEPAGGAFDGPLAVHLTCQDTGKGCSETRYTVDGSEPSSSSPRYSQPLLVGQTTTVRFASVDPVGNVEATRRETYVLDASTSASSQISAVRDSSPSPTQPRPIDGAFITFVKPGVGSTPLEPEGFFLQAETAGPALFVEVPLASLTPVPVGGERVRVQVNKLTRSTVLRAGIDAASFTVLGTGYPVKALAQDVSGVVLPTSIPQYSSELVTLRGELVGAYTSDGTGSGFSSIRLATVGVPTGSTYAYRLLFRLPELEQSPELTPGCRVAFTTPLWANGSYAQPTLWKWEQLEAVACASPRVVFAQALSATQVEVRFDRRLDVSTVDPAGGQFSIPGLTVTGATPQGTSEVRLQTAFQVPREQYEVTVSDTVKDRLGARVQSPSDSADFRGFATPARLRISEIDPSREFGAEGRVELEVLQSGPMTNITLWAGGIERPLATLPDVDVALGDIIVVHLSEVALSGSKLPRSEVSRKDELPGSTYPLAHDAAWDVRGTFSFALPRGDRVLRLKDPFGNLQDGVALIHPSSRVSSYLTELYALQDEQQWKPASCGGVRCTSVTSPTSDEISVNMKTLFDSGGGGMSLSRIRVEDSDAMLDWAVRNKSVGLPNL encoded by the coding sequence ATGTCACGCCCTTCGTCCCGGTTCCGAGCCCCCTGGCTCGTTGGAGTCCTCGCGCTGTGGGTGGTGAGTGCTTGTGGCGGCGGGGGCGGAGGCCCCGGGCCGGACGCGGGCGGCCATGAGGATGCGGGTGGGCATGAAGACGCGGGTCCGCGGGAAGACGGGGGGCACCCCCCGGTGCGGGACACCGTTCCTCCCACGACGGCCGTCTCGCCATCGGGGGGCCTCTTCAAGGGGCCGACCACCGCGACCCTCACGTGCAGCGACGTGGGGCTGGGCTGTGATGCCACCTACTACACGCTGGATGGCGGCGCGCCGACGACAGGCTCGCCTCGCTACACGGAGCCGTTGCGCATCGAGGTCAGCGCGACCCTGCGGTTCTTCTCCGTGGACCGCGATGGCAATCGCGAGGCCGAGCGCTCGGTGCGGTTCGTCGTCGATGCGCAGCCGCCCACCGTCTCCTCGACGCCTCGTGCGGGCACCTATGGCCGAGGCCTCACGGTCTCATTGACCTGTGACGATGGTGATGGCTCCGGCTGCGTCGCCATCCACTTCACGAGTGACGGCTCGCCCCCCTCGACCGCCTCGGCCCGCTACGCGTCGCCGCTGTCGATTCCCGCCACGACACGGCTGCGTTTCATCGCCGTGGACCGGGCGGGCCACGCGTCCGCGGAGGGAGACGAGCGGTTCCTGGTGGATACGGAGCCCCCTGTCACCTCGGCCTCGCCGAAGTGGGGCCCTTATGCCGCGCCCATCCTGCTGACGCTCTCGTGCAGTGACACGGGCAGCGGCTGTGCTCGCATCCACTACACGCTGGACGGGACGAAGCCGACGAGAAGCTCTCCTGTCTACGAAGGCCCCCTCCTCATCGAGTCCCGGACGCAGGTGGGGTTCTTCGCCGTGGATGAGGCGGGCAACGAGGAGCCCACCCGGTCGCTGCCCTACATCGTCGACACCACGCCGCCCTCGACGGTGGCCTCTCCCTCCGGGGGAACGTTCAACACCGGGATGACGGTGTATCTGCCGTGTGATGACGGCCTCTCGGGCTCGGGCTGTTATGCCACCTACGCCTCGTTCGCGCGTGACGCGAACGCGCCCGTGCCTCCCTTCCAGTTGGTCGTGTCGGGTTCGACCGCCGTGGTGGAGAGCGGTGTGTTGCGGTTCTACTCGGTGGACAGGGTGGGCCACGCGGGGGCCGTGAAGACGGTGACGTTCATCATCGACCGGGAGAAGCCGACGGTCTCCGCGCTGCCAAGGGGGGGAACGTACTTCACGCCCCAGACGGTGACGCTGTCGTGCGCGGACACAGGAGGCACGAGCTGTTCGCAGCTCTACTACACGCTGGATGGCTCCTGGCCGACGCGGCAATCCGCGCGCTACACGCAGTCGCTCGCCCTCTCGAAGACCTCGACGCTGCTCTTCTTCGCGGTGGATGGCGCGGACAACGACAGCGAGACCGTGCGCGAGGAATACGCCTTCAAGTCGGACACCGCGGCGCCCACCACCGTGGCCACGCCCTCGGGCGGGTTGTTCCGCACGGCGCAGTCGGTGGTGCTGTCCTGCGGCGATGGCGCGGGCATCGGCTGCGCGAGCACTCGGTACACGCTGGACGGCACCGAGCCCACCGAGACCCACGGGCTCACGTACACCGAGCCCCTCCTGCTCTCCGACGCCACGCGTCTGCGCTTCCGCTCGGTGGATGCCCTGGGCCAGTGGGAGGCGCCGCGCCAGGAGGACTACGAGTTCGACATGGAGGCCCCGCTGACTCGCGCCGAGCCCGCGGGCGGCGCCTTCGATGGACCGCTGGCCGTGCACCTCACGTGTCAGGACACCGGCAAGGGATGCAGCGAGACGCGCTACACGGTGGATGGCTCGGAGCCCTCGAGCAGCTCACCGCGCTACTCGCAGCCCCTCCTCGTGGGGCAGACGACGACGGTGCGCTTCGCCTCGGTGGACCCGGTTGGAAACGTGGAGGCCACTCGCCGGGAGACGTACGTCCTGGATGCGAGCACCTCGGCCTCGTCCCAGATCTCCGCCGTGCGCGACTCCTCGCCGAGCCCCACGCAGCCCCGTCCCATCGACGGTGCCTTCATCACCTTCGTCAAGCCGGGCGTGGGGTCGACTCCGCTCGAGCCCGAGGGCTTCTTCCTCCAGGCGGAGACGGCGGGCCCGGCCCTGTTCGTGGAGGTCCCCCTCGCGTCGCTCACCCCCGTCCCCGTGGGCGGAGAGCGCGTGCGGGTCCAGGTGAACAAGCTCACTCGGAGCACGGTGCTCCGGGCGGGCATCGACGCCGCGAGCTTCACGGTGCTCGGGACGGGGTACCCCGTGAAGGCGTTGGCGCAGGACGTGAGCGGCGTCGTCCTGCCCACGAGCATCCCGCAGTATTCCTCCGAGCTCGTCACGCTCCGCGGTGAGCTCGTCGGCGCGTACACGAGCGACGGGACGGGGAGTGGGTTCTCGTCCATCCGGCTCGCGACGGTGGGAGTGCCCACGGGCTCCACGTATGCCTATCGGCTGCTGTTCCGCCTGCCGGAGCTGGAGCAGAGCCCCGAGCTGACCCCGGGTTGCCGGGTGGCCTTCACCACGCCGCTGTGGGCGAATGGCTCGTATGCGCAGCCGACGCTCTGGAAGTGGGAGCAGCTGGAGGCAGTCGCATGTGCCTCGCCCCGCGTGGTGTTCGCGCAGGCGCTGTCGGCCACGCAGGTCGAGGTTCGCTTCGACCGGCGGCTCGATGTGAGCACCGTGGACCCCGCTGGCGGCCAGTTCTCCATTCCGGGCCTCACCGTCACTGGCGCGACGCCCCAGGGGACGTCCGAGGTGCGGTTGCAGACGGCCTTTCAGGTGCCGCGCGAGCAGTATGAAGTGACGGTCTCGGACACGGTGAAGGACCGGCTGGGGGCGCGGGTGCAGTCGCCGTCCGACTCCGCCGACTTCCGGGGCTTCGCCACGCCCGCGCGGCTGCGCATCTCGGAGATCGACCCCAGCCGGGAGTTCGGCGCGGAGGGGCGTGTGGAGCTGGAGGTGCTCCAGTCGGGCCCCATGACGAACATCACGCTGTGGGCAGGCGGCATCGAGCGGCCCCTCGCGACGCTCCCCGACGTGGACGTGGCGCTGGGGGACATCATCGTCGTGCACCTCTCGGAGGTCGCGCTCAGCGGAAGCAAGCTGCCGCGCTCCGAGGTCTCCCGGAAGGACGAGCTGCCCGGGAGCACCTATCCGCTCGCGCACGACGCGGCGTGGGACGTGCGCGGCACCTTCTCCTTCGCGCTCCCCCGAGGAGACCGGGTGCTGCGGCTGAAGGACCCGTTCGGAAACCTCCAGGATGGCGTCGCGCTCATCCACCCCAGCTCGCGTGTCTCCAGCTACCTCACCGAGCTCTACGCGCTCCAGGATGAGCAGCAGTGGAAGCCGGCTTCGTGTGGCGGAGTCCGCTGCACCTCGGTGACGAGCCCCACGTCCGACGAAATCAGCGTCAACATGAAGACGCTGTTCGACTCGGGCGGCGGGGGCATGTCCCTGAGCCGCATCCGCGTGGAGGACAGCGACGCGATGCTGGACTGGGCCGTGCGG
- a CDS encoding YihY/virulence factor BrkB family protein — protein sequence MVLPGKGMAWKEFFKLLKEEWKRDDVSNVAGALTFRAILALFPFLLFLVSLAGVIIDPNQAQVLIQELGKVAPQEVTSILGQRIESLASSNPVGLLTVGGVGAIWAASGGIVALMDALNTAYGVDETRPVWKLRLIAVSTTLMVAVVTILAALAAVVAPALAGKLPGPAATVVLWLRMPVAGLLMMFLWAVLYYVLPDTRNRFRFITPGSVVGVVIWVAASWAFSKYVANFGKYDVNYGAIGGVIVLLLWMWLSSQVVLLGAEINAILEQRSLQMEQKPREAEAPVEEGGAKLSRTPLAAAAKWATGLGLGVFFLRRSSGR from the coding sequence ATGGTCTTGCCGGGCAAAGGCATGGCGTGGAAGGAGTTCTTCAAGCTCCTGAAGGAGGAGTGGAAGCGCGACGACGTGAGCAACGTCGCGGGGGCTTTGACGTTCCGCGCCATCCTCGCGCTGTTCCCCTTCCTGCTGTTCCTGGTGTCGCTGGCGGGCGTCATCATCGACCCGAACCAGGCCCAGGTGCTCATCCAGGAATTGGGCAAGGTGGCCCCCCAGGAAGTGACGAGCATCCTGGGGCAGCGCATCGAGTCACTGGCGAGCAGCAACCCGGTGGGTCTGCTGACGGTGGGTGGCGTGGGCGCCATCTGGGCAGCCTCCGGTGGAATCGTCGCTTTGATGGACGCGCTGAACACGGCCTACGGCGTGGATGAAACGCGGCCGGTGTGGAAACTTCGACTCATCGCGGTGAGCACGACGCTGATGGTCGCGGTGGTGACCATCCTGGCGGCGCTGGCCGCGGTGGTGGCGCCCGCCCTGGCCGGCAAGCTGCCGGGGCCCGCGGCCACGGTGGTGCTGTGGCTGCGCATGCCCGTGGCGGGCCTGCTGATGATGTTCCTGTGGGCGGTCCTGTACTACGTGCTGCCCGACACCCGGAACCGCTTCCGCTTCATCACCCCCGGCTCGGTGGTGGGGGTGGTCATCTGGGTGGCGGCGTCCTGGGCTTTCTCCAAGTACGTGGCCAACTTCGGCAAGTACGACGTGAACTACGGCGCCATCGGTGGCGTCATCGTGCTGCTGTTGTGGATGTGGTTGTCTTCACAGGTCGTCCTCCTGGGGGCGGAGATCAACGCCATCCTCGAGCAGCGCTCGCTCCAGATGGAGCAGAAGCCCCGCGAGGCGGAGGCGCCCGTGGAGGAGGGTGGGGCGAAGCTCTCCCGGACGCCGCTGGCCGCCGCCGCGAAGTGGGCCACGGGGCTGGGGTTGGGGGTGTTCTTCCTGAGGCGCAGCTCCGGCCGGTGA
- a CDS encoding PEGA domain-containing protein, whose product MLVASLLSVSLALMASATPGAAAEARTEAPTETLWLVQPMYPGQDALVQRAETGITGLLPADVKPRQVVGAKALAAHLQGRTGDLGCLAGGARCREPLGTYLASLGLERVVLVRVGQDDAGYRFRAVSIRSESGARAEAETSNPSFDRALAGVLVKFLSLNALVEAVTEPAGATVFIDGVKVGVTPYATEVLPGEHTFRFELASHLPREETRVVASREQVKLSPALEKVPARLVVKVLPEGTAILVDGSVVGKDAVDQGIQPGKRTLRLTQEGYEPHEVEADIAPGATYTLEQELKPTSMQAFKLAMRRRQAATMARQSYLEASYEFASLTSDTLTAQPVNTDNGVGDVRGTGVRSPGSRRLRGLGIEYGRYGQYFGVMLVGATWYSTGDVWTMGVNVPQGAQASPGLTGLTQVDTKVQVLSLRALQPQLRYVLGPVSFAIQAGLDMRGALAKEQDDGSGFSPRFKDGLYALDLHVSGQATARIFVYEGLYASVAYQRGFSLLGKLAGTSNFRGGVGYAF is encoded by the coding sequence ATGCTCGTTGCATCTCTGCTGAGTGTCAGCCTGGCGCTCATGGCCAGCGCGACACCTGGCGCCGCCGCGGAGGCTCGCACCGAGGCTCCGACCGAAACGCTCTGGCTCGTTCAACCCATGTACCCCGGCCAGGATGCCCTGGTGCAACGGGCCGAGACAGGCATCACGGGACTGCTTCCCGCGGATGTGAAACCTCGGCAGGTGGTGGGCGCGAAGGCCCTGGCCGCGCACCTCCAGGGACGCACCGGCGACCTGGGCTGTCTGGCCGGTGGCGCCCGGTGTCGGGAGCCGCTGGGGACGTACCTGGCCTCGCTGGGGTTGGAGCGCGTGGTGCTGGTGCGGGTGGGCCAGGATGACGCGGGCTATCGCTTCCGCGCGGTGAGCATTCGTTCAGAGAGCGGCGCTCGCGCGGAGGCGGAGACGAGCAATCCCTCCTTCGACCGGGCGCTGGCGGGCGTGCTGGTGAAGTTCCTGTCGCTCAACGCCCTGGTGGAGGCGGTGACGGAGCCCGCCGGTGCCACGGTGTTCATCGACGGGGTGAAGGTCGGGGTGACGCCCTACGCCACGGAGGTGCTGCCAGGAGAGCACACGTTCCGGTTCGAGCTGGCGTCGCACCTGCCGCGCGAGGAGACGCGGGTGGTCGCCTCGCGGGAGCAGGTGAAGCTGAGCCCCGCGCTGGAGAAGGTGCCCGCGCGGCTGGTGGTGAAGGTGCTGCCGGAGGGCACGGCCATCCTCGTGGATGGCTCCGTGGTGGGGAAGGACGCGGTGGACCAGGGCATCCAGCCCGGGAAGCGGACGCTGCGGCTCACGCAGGAAGGCTACGAGCCCCACGAAGTCGAGGCGGACATCGCGCCCGGTGCGACGTACACGCTGGAGCAGGAGCTCAAGCCCACGTCGATGCAGGCCTTCAAGCTGGCCATGCGCCGGCGCCAGGCGGCCACCATGGCGCGGCAGAGCTACCTGGAGGCGTCGTACGAGTTCGCGAGCCTCACCTCCGACACGCTGACCGCGCAGCCGGTGAACACGGACAACGGCGTGGGTGACGTGCGCGGCACGGGCGTGCGGTCTCCGGGCTCGCGGCGGCTTCGCGGGCTGGGGATTGAGTATGGGCGGTACGGCCAGTACTTCGGCGTGATGCTCGTGGGGGCGACCTGGTACTCCACGGGGGATGTCTGGACCATGGGTGTCAACGTGCCGCAGGGCGCGCAGGCATCTCCCGGGCTGACGGGCCTCACGCAGGTCGACACGAAGGTGCAGGTGCTGTCGCTGCGCGCGCTCCAGCCCCAGCTTCGCTACGTGCTGGGCCCCGTGTCGTTCGCCATCCAGGCGGGCCTGGACATGCGCGGGGCGCTCGCGAAGGAGCAGGACGACGGCTCGGGCTTCTCGCCGCGCTTCAAGGACGGCCTCTATGCGCTGGACCTGCATGTGTCCGGACAGGCCACCGCGCGCATCTTCGTCTACGAGGGTCTCTACGCGTCCGTGGCCTACCAGCGGGGCTTCTCCCTGCTGGGCAAGCTGGCCGGGACGAGCAACTTCCGGGGAGGGGTGGGTTATGCGTTCTGA
- a CDS encoding serine/threonine-protein kinase: MSLFICQRCEAQHDTWTGACPGCGGTELLTVTQRVDRMLGRTVAGRYRIVKKLGQGGMGSVYLAEQVGIGQQVAMKFLHSGLSLDLDVTRRFLNEAKSYARVGHPNAVNLHDFGQDEEGNLYISMEYVEGDDLKRLLANVGRLSAHEAGDIILQVADVLAYAHGRGVVHRDLKPENIMVRQGLRGWHVKVLDFGIARIADSATRLTAQGAVAGTPRYMSPEQAQGQDVDSRADIYAVGVVLFELLTGVQPFDGTSVADIMQRQVNQPTPRLGDIAPELDIPALDAVIQKATAKKRVERYATMELFASDLSNALPTLIGRPPISGVNPVVKMGTSSNVNSGTLIYGDGTEDTMLRGASEAPTELARINTGRMTPIPSLDDSPSIDRTEQLPVTPVPAKPERAGFDKTAHAMSPYTPAKQGRAGWVMGLSIAGVLILAGLGVVTVRGGAKDQPAPAPVAESPKPAPSPPPPQPTEPPRPEPEGTRPPEAVVAAEDTAALARKQEKALDRLIEIGDDFNDGELSKASEKLALARSLGLDVVEPKLAELGTKIEDASKRLARARAREDEGNCADAITLYRALKKDYPQLADAQRGLTRCRQMLPPDVSE, encoded by the coding sequence ATGTCCCTGTTCATCTGTCAGCGATGCGAGGCGCAGCACGACACCTGGACGGGCGCCTGTCCGGGCTGCGGAGGCACGGAGCTGCTCACCGTGACCCAGCGCGTGGACCGGATGCTGGGTCGCACCGTCGCCGGGCGGTATCGCATCGTCAAGAAGCTGGGCCAGGGTGGCATGGGCTCGGTGTACCTGGCGGAGCAGGTGGGCATCGGGCAGCAGGTCGCGATGAAGTTCCTGCACAGCGGCCTGTCGCTGGACCTGGATGTCACGCGGCGCTTCCTCAACGAGGCCAAGAGCTACGCGCGGGTGGGCCACCCCAACGCCGTCAACCTGCACGACTTCGGACAGGACGAGGAGGGCAACCTCTACATCTCCATGGAGTACGTGGAGGGAGATGACCTCAAGCGCCTGCTCGCGAACGTGGGCCGGCTGAGCGCGCACGAGGCCGGGGACATCATCCTCCAGGTGGCGGACGTGCTGGCGTACGCGCACGGGCGCGGCGTGGTGCACCGGGACCTCAAGCCCGAGAACATCATGGTCCGGCAGGGCCTGCGCGGCTGGCACGTCAAGGTGCTGGACTTCGGCATCGCCCGCATCGCGGACAGCGCCACGCGGCTGACGGCGCAGGGCGCGGTGGCGGGGACGCCTCGGTACATGTCACCCGAGCAGGCGCAGGGCCAGGACGTGGACTCGCGCGCGGACATCTACGCGGTGGGCGTGGTGCTCTTCGAGCTGCTCACGGGCGTGCAGCCGTTCGACGGCACCAGCGTCGCGGACATCATGCAGCGGCAGGTGAACCAGCCCACGCCGCGGCTGGGAGACATCGCGCCGGAGCTGGACATTCCCGCGCTCGACGCGGTCATCCAGAAGGCCACCGCGAAGAAGCGCGTGGAGCGCTACGCGACGATGGAGTTGTTCGCGTCGGACCTGAGCAACGCGCTGCCCACGCTCATCGGGCGGCCGCCCATCAGCGGCGTCAACCCCGTGGTGAAGATGGGCACGAGCAGCAACGTGAACTCGGGCACGCTCATCTACGGCGATGGCACCGAGGACACGATGCTGCGGGGCGCCTCGGAGGCGCCGACCGAGCTGGCCCGCATCAACACGGGGCGCATGACGCCGATCCCCTCCTTGGATGACAGCCCGTCCATCGACAGGACCGAGCAGCTTCCCGTCACGCCCGTGCCCGCGAAGCCCGAGCGCGCGGGGTTCGACAAGACCGCGCACGCGATGTCGCCCTACACGCCCGCGAAGCAGGGCCGCGCGGGCTGGGTGATGGGGCTGAGCATCGCGGGCGTGCTGATTCTCGCGGGGCTCGGGGTGGTGACGGTCCGAGGTGGCGCGAAGGACCAGCCAGCTCCCGCGCCCGTCGCGGAGAGCCCGAAGCCGGCGCCGTCCCCTCCCCCGCCGCAACCCACGGAGCCGCCCCGTCCCGAGCCCGAGGGCACCAGGCCCCCCGAGGCCGTCGTGGCAGCGGAGGACACCGCCGCGCTGGCGCGGAAACAAGAGAAGGCGCTGGACCGACTCATCGAGATTGGCGACGACTTCAACGACGGCGAGCTGTCCAAGGCGTCGGAGAAGCTGGCCCTCGCGCGGAGCCTGGGCCTGGACGTCGTGGAGCCCAAGCTCGCGGAGCTCGGCACGAAGATCGAGGATGCCTCCAAGCGGCTGGCCCGGGCTCGGGCGCGTGAGGACGAAGGCAACTGCGCGGACGCCATCACGCTCTACCGGGCCCTGAAGAAGGACTATCCGCAGCTCGCCGATGCCCAGCGGGGCCTCACCCGGTGCCGGCAGATGCTGCCGCCCGACGTGTCCGAGTAG